A stretch of the Tannerella serpentiformis genome encodes the following:
- a CDS encoding NAD(P)/FAD-dependent oxidoreductase, with translation MDDRKHIVIVGGGFAGLRLVKELDRGGKYRVTLVDMNNYNFFPPLLYQVAAGFMEPSSISYPFRRLLRKRPNTRFRMGILQAVVPEEKKLVLSNGELHYDLLIMATGAESNFFGNPDVEAKAMPMKTIGDALMLRNLVYTRLERATRTTDSEQRHKLLSFAIAGAGPTGVELSGIFAEMKQNIMMKDYPELSRSELGDIYLIDGQKTVLAPMSQRAQAYTEQALRRKGVKLKLGVFVKDFVNDEVHLSDGTVLEARNLIWAAGVSARTFPGLDTPDRLGRGRRMKTDAFNRVEGQDDIFAVGDAALMTADPAYPGGHPQLAQVAIQQATNLARNLNRDFQSPTPFRYVDKGAMAIIGRNQAVADLSRKIFLKGFLAWAIWAFVHIMSLVNFRNKLRSFYNWAGYYISKDQSYRMVLRPTEKAKG, from the coding sequence ATGGATGACAGGAAACACATCGTAATTGTAGGCGGTGGATTTGCCGGCCTGCGATTAGTCAAGGAGTTAGATCGCGGTGGAAAGTACCGCGTGACATTGGTAGACATGAACAATTACAACTTTTTCCCGCCCTTACTCTATCAGGTGGCCGCGGGTTTCATGGAGCCTTCGTCCATCTCGTACCCGTTCCGCCGATTGTTACGCAAACGGCCGAACACGCGTTTCCGCATGGGGATACTTCAGGCCGTGGTGCCAGAGGAGAAGAAGCTCGTGCTTAGCAATGGCGAGCTACATTACGATTTGCTGATTATGGCCACAGGTGCGGAGTCCAATTTCTTCGGCAATCCGGACGTCGAGGCCAAAGCCATGCCGATGAAGACGATCGGTGACGCCCTCATGTTGCGCAATTTGGTTTATACGCGTCTCGAGCGGGCCACCCGCACTACAGATAGCGAGCAACGCCACAAGCTGCTCTCTTTCGCCATAGCCGGTGCCGGGCCAACGGGTGTGGAACTGTCTGGCATCTTCGCCGAAATGAAGCAGAACATTATGATGAAGGACTACCCCGAGCTGAGTCGCTCTGAATTGGGCGACATCTACCTCATCGACGGGCAAAAAACGGTGCTTGCGCCTATGTCGCAGCGTGCCCAGGCTTATACTGAGCAGGCATTGCGACGTAAGGGAGTCAAACTCAAGCTTGGAGTCTTCGTGAAGGACTTCGTGAACGATGAAGTGCACCTTTCCGACGGTACGGTCTTAGAGGCGCGAAACCTGATCTGGGCCGCTGGCGTGTCAGCGCGGACCTTTCCGGGTCTCGACACTCCCGATCGGCTCGGAAGGGGACGCCGGATGAAGACCGACGCCTTCAATCGCGTCGAAGGGCAAGACGACATCTTTGCCGTGGGCGACGCTGCCCTCATGACGGCCGATCCGGCTTATCCCGGCGGTCATCCACAGCTGGCGCAGGTAGCCATTCAGCAGGCCACGAACTTAGCTCGCAACCTAAACCGAGATTTTCAATCGCCCACGCCCTTCCGTTACGTCGATAAAGGAGCTATGGCGATCATCGGGCGTAATCAAGCGGTGGCAGATTTGTCTCGCAAGATTTTCCTCAAGGGATTTCTCGCGTGGGCCATTTGGGCTTTTGTTCACATCATGTCGTTAGTGAACTTTCGGAACAAGCTGCGTTCGTTCTACAACTGGGCTGGCTATTATATCAGCAAGGATCAGTCTTACCGCATGGTGCTTCGCCCCACGGAGAAGGCCAAGGGATAA
- the pflA gene encoding pyruvate formate-lyase-activating protein, which translates to METSSLLGRVHSVETFGSVDGPGIRFLIFLKGCSMRCRYCHNPDTWDPETDDLRTADELLTQAMRYRSYWGREGGITVSGGEALLQIDFLTELFRKAKAKGIHTCLDTSGQPFTRREPFFSKFAELMKYTDLLLFDLKQIDDTKHRELTGRTNRNILDCARYLSDIGKPIWVRHVLVPGVTDNDDDLHALRAFIDTLQNVKRVEVLPYHAMGTYKWEQLGIPYTLKDVSAPSEERVRNAEHILTAPGICPVERGA; encoded by the coding sequence ATGGAAACTTCTTCCCTCTTAGGCCGTGTGCATTCGGTTGAAACGTTCGGTTCGGTCGATGGGCCGGGCATTCGCTTCCTCATTTTCCTGAAAGGTTGCAGCATGCGCTGCCGTTATTGCCACAATCCAGACACGTGGGATCCCGAGACGGACGATCTGCGTACGGCGGACGAATTGCTGACGCAGGCCATGCGTTACCGCAGTTATTGGGGACGCGAGGGAGGTATCACTGTCAGCGGTGGCGAAGCGTTGCTGCAGATCGACTTCCTGACTGAACTGTTCCGTAAGGCCAAAGCGAAAGGTATCCACACATGCCTCGACACGTCGGGGCAACCCTTCACACGTCGGGAACCGTTCTTCTCAAAGTTTGCAGAGCTGATGAAGTACACTGACTTGCTTCTTTTTGATCTCAAGCAGATCGACGACACGAAGCACCGCGAGCTGACCGGACGCACGAATCGTAACATCCTCGATTGCGCGCGCTATCTGTCCGACATCGGCAAGCCTATTTGGGTGCGACACGTACTCGTCCCGGGCGTAACCGACAACGATGACGATCTGCATGCCCTGCGTGCCTTCATTGACACGCTGCAAAACGTCAAGCGGGTGGAAGTTTTGCCCTATCACGCGATGGGAACGTACAAGTGGGAGCAATTGGGTATTCCATACACACTGAAAGACGTTAGCGCACCCTCCGAAGAGCGCGTTCGCAATGCCGAACACATCCTCACCGCCCCAGGCATTTGTCCTGTGGAGCGCGGCGCGTAA
- the pflB gene encoding formate C-acetyltransferase has protein sequence MRQEWNGFQGTKWTDEVDVRGFIQDNYTAYDGCECFLEGPTEATQKLWGILQGLQKEERAKGGVLDMETEIVSGLTAYGAAYIAEGTKDLERVVGLQTDKPLKRAFMPYGGIKMAEEACTTYGYKPSEKLHEIFTEYHKTHNDGVFDAYTKQMKSARHNHILTGLPDTYGRGRIVGDYRRVALYGVDFLIEKKKQDLALHDGGGVMTDDVIRLREEVSMQIKSLQGLKKMAAIYGYDISAPAKNAREAVQWLYFGYLGAIKTQNGAAMSVGRISTFLDIYIQRDLEAGTLTESEAQELIDHLVMKFRMVKFARIPSYNQLFSGDPIWATLEMAGLGMDGRSMVTKNDFRFLHTLENMGPSPEPNLTVLYSSRLPEGFKRYASKISVTTSSIQYENDDVMRPIWGDDYSICCCVSATQTGKEMQFFGARANLAKCLTYAISGGVDAKTREQCGPAYRPIEGDVVKYDEFMPRFMDMMEWLAGVYVNTLNVIHYMHDKYFYEAAELALIDTDVRRTFATGIAGFSHVVDSISAIKYAKVNIIRDETGFPLSFKTEGDFPRYGNDDDRADEIAVWLLKTFMNMIRRHHTYRNSEPTTSILTITSNVVYGKYTSNMPDGRPAGAPLAPGANPSYGAEKSGLLASLNSVAKLPYEYALDGISNTQTISPSTLGHTQDEQVETLVRVMDGYFDRGAHHLNVNVFGVDKLIDAMEHPEKEEYANFTIRVSGYAVKFIDLTKEQQLDVIARQAHGKM, from the coding sequence ATGAGACAGGAATGGAATGGGTTCCAAGGAACCAAGTGGACGGATGAAGTGGACGTTCGCGGATTTATTCAAGACAATTACACGGCTTATGACGGCTGCGAATGCTTCCTGGAGGGCCCAACCGAGGCCACGCAGAAGCTGTGGGGCATCCTGCAGGGCTTGCAGAAGGAGGAGCGCGCCAAGGGCGGTGTACTCGATATGGAGACGGAGATTGTCTCTGGCCTGACGGCTTACGGAGCGGCTTACATCGCCGAGGGCACGAAGGATTTGGAGCGCGTCGTGGGTCTGCAAACCGACAAGCCGCTCAAGCGCGCATTCATGCCTTACGGCGGTATCAAGATGGCCGAAGAGGCCTGCACGACGTATGGCTACAAGCCGTCGGAGAAGCTGCACGAGATCTTCACGGAGTATCACAAGACGCACAACGACGGTGTGTTTGATGCCTACACGAAGCAGATGAAGTCCGCGCGACACAACCACATCCTCACCGGTCTGCCGGATACCTACGGCCGCGGACGCATCGTGGGCGACTACCGCCGCGTGGCGCTTTACGGCGTGGATTTCCTGATCGAGAAGAAGAAGCAAGACCTGGCACTGCATGACGGCGGAGGCGTGATGACGGACGACGTGATCCGTCTGCGCGAGGAGGTTTCGATGCAGATCAAGTCGCTCCAGGGACTCAAGAAGATGGCGGCCATCTATGGTTACGACATTTCGGCACCGGCGAAGAATGCTCGCGAGGCCGTGCAGTGGCTCTACTTCGGCTACCTCGGCGCCATCAAGACGCAGAATGGCGCTGCGATGTCCGTGGGCCGTATCTCGACCTTCCTCGACATTTATATCCAGCGCGATCTGGAGGCTGGCACGCTGACGGAATCGGAAGCGCAGGAGCTGATCGACCATCTGGTGATGAAGTTCCGCATGGTGAAGTTTGCGCGCATCCCGTCGTACAACCAGCTCTTCTCTGGCGATCCGATCTGGGCTACGCTCGAGATGGCTGGTCTCGGTATGGACGGCCGCTCGATGGTGACGAAGAACGACTTCCGCTTCCTCCACACGTTGGAGAACATGGGTCCCTCGCCCGAGCCGAACTTGACGGTGCTCTACTCGTCTCGTCTGCCGGAAGGTTTCAAGCGTTACGCATCGAAAATCTCGGTGACGACCAGCTCCATCCAGTACGAAAACGACGACGTGATGCGGCCTATCTGGGGCGACGATTACTCGATCTGCTGCTGTGTGTCGGCCACGCAGACGGGTAAGGAGATGCAGTTCTTCGGTGCGCGGGCTAACCTGGCTAAGTGCCTTACGTACGCCATCAGTGGCGGTGTAGACGCCAAGACACGCGAGCAATGCGGTCCGGCTTACCGTCCGATCGAGGGCGACGTGGTGAAGTACGACGAGTTTATGCCGCGCTTCATGGATATGATGGAGTGGCTGGCTGGCGTGTATGTGAACACGTTGAATGTGATCCATTACATGCACGACAAATACTTCTACGAGGCCGCTGAGTTGGCACTGATCGACACCGATGTGCGTCGCACGTTCGCTACGGGTATCGCAGGCTTTAGCCATGTGGTAGACTCCATCAGCGCCATCAAGTACGCCAAGGTGAACATCATCCGCGACGAAACGGGCTTCCCGCTCAGCTTCAAGACCGAAGGCGACTTCCCGCGCTACGGCAACGATGACGACCGCGCCGATGAGATCGCCGTATGGCTGCTGAAGACGTTTATGAACATGATCCGCCGCCACCACACCTACCGCAACTCGGAGCCGACGACGAGTATCCTGACCATCACCTCGAACGTGGTTTATGGCAAGTACACGAGCAACATGCCCGACGGACGTCCGGCCGGTGCACCGCTCGCTCCGGGTGCCAACCCGTCGTATGGCGCAGAGAAGAGTGGCTTGCTGGCATCGCTGAACTCAGTGGCTAAACTGCCGTATGAGTATGCGTTGGACGGCATCTCGAACACGCAGACGATCAGCCCCTCGACGCTCGGCCATACGCAGGATGAGCAGGTAGAGACCCTCGTTCGCGTAATGGACGGCTACTTCGATCGCGGCGCACACCACCTGAACGTGAACGTCTTTGGCGTAGATAAGCTGATCGACGCCATGGAGCACCCCGAGAAAGAAGAGTACGCCAACTTCACGATCCGCGTCAGTGGTTACGCCGTCAAGTTCATCGACTTGACCAAGGAGCAGCAGCTCGACGTGATCGCACGCCAGGCACATGGAAAGATGTAA